One genomic segment of Clostridium saccharoperbutylacetonicum N1-4(HMT) includes these proteins:
- the cooS gene encoding anaerobic carbon-monoxide dehydrogenase catalytic subunit, which yields MSMCTSADCKLCEFLSSKEDLETSFNRVETQKAKCKFGKNGVCCKLCSNGPCKITPKSPRGVCGADADTIVARNFLRAIAAGSACYLHVVETTATNLKNIGEGKGNLKIKSPETLDNLANIFEIVESDINQKAIKVADAVLKDLYKPRHEKMDLVKKLAYTPRFKKWEELNILPGGAKSEVFDAIVKTSTNLSSDPVDMLFNALNLGISTGIYGLVLTNLLNDVILGAPKIRQAKVGFRVIDEDYINIMTTGHQHSNIAHLQDRLIDKDVKKRAIEAGAKGFRLVGCTCVGQDLQLRGEHYTEVFSGHAGNNYTSEAVLATGGIDLIVSEFNCTIPGLEPVAEKFKVKMLCTDDVAKKKNADYIRFDMEKAEDLSETIISEALESYTNRRKTVKIDIPKDHGHDDVVTGVSEGSLKEFLGGNWNGLIDLIAKGKIKGIAGVVGCSNLTAKGHDVFTVELTKELIKRDILVLSAGCSSGGLENVGLMSPGAAELAGDNLKEVCKSLGIPPVLNFGPCLAIGRLEMVATELAETLGVDIPQLPLVLSAPQWLEEQALADAAFGLTLGLPLHVAISPFIDGSPVVTKVLEEDLVNITGGRLIVEEDVVKAADELEKIIETRRTQMNI from the coding sequence ATGTCAATGTGTACATCAGCAGATTGTAAATTATGCGAATTTTTATCATCAAAAGAAGATCTTGAAACATCTTTTAATAGAGTTGAAACTCAAAAGGCTAAATGTAAGTTTGGGAAAAATGGAGTTTGTTGTAAGCTTTGTTCAAATGGGCCATGTAAAATAACTCCAAAATCACCAAGAGGTGTTTGTGGGGCAGATGCAGATACTATAGTTGCAAGGAACTTTTTAAGAGCGATTGCAGCGGGTTCAGCATGTTATCTTCATGTTGTTGAAACAACAGCAACAAATTTAAAAAATATTGGAGAAGGCAAAGGTAATCTAAAAATAAAAAGTCCAGAAACTTTAGATAATCTTGCAAATATATTTGAGATTGTTGAATCAGATATAAATCAAAAAGCTATTAAGGTAGCAGATGCAGTTTTAAAGGATCTATACAAGCCAAGACATGAAAAAATGGACTTAGTTAAAAAACTAGCTTATACTCCAAGATTTAAAAAGTGGGAAGAACTAAATATCTTACCTGGTGGTGCTAAATCAGAAGTTTTTGATGCTATAGTAAAGACTTCAACTAACTTAAGTAGTGATCCTGTAGACATGTTATTTAATGCATTAAATCTTGGAATATCAACTGGTATTTATGGTCTTGTATTAACTAATCTTTTAAATGACGTTATCCTTGGTGCACCAAAGATTAGACAAGCTAAAGTAGGTTTTAGAGTAATAGATGAAGATTATATAAATATAATGACAACAGGACACCAACACTCAAATATTGCACATCTTCAAGATAGATTAATAGATAAAGATGTTAAAAAACGTGCAATTGAAGCAGGTGCAAAAGGCTTTAGATTAGTAGGTTGTACATGTGTTGGCCAAGACCTGCAATTAAGAGGTGAGCATTACACTGAAGTTTTCTCTGGACATGCAGGAAATAATTATACAAGTGAAGCAGTGCTTGCAACAGGTGGTATAGACTTAATTGTTTCAGAATTTAACTGTACAATTCCTGGACTTGAACCTGTAGCAGAAAAGTTCAAAGTTAAAATGCTTTGTACAGATGATGTTGCTAAAAAGAAAAATGCTGACTATATAAGATTTGATATGGAAAAAGCTGAAGACTTAAGTGAAACAATCATATCTGAAGCATTAGAAAGTTATACAAACAGAAGAAAGACCGTTAAAATAGATATTCCTAAAGATCATGGTCATGATGATGTAGTAACTGGTGTTAGTGAAGGTTCATTAAAAGAATTCTTAGGTGGAAATTGGAATGGACTTATTGATCTAATTGCAAAAGGAAAAATTAAAGGTATAGCTGGAGTTGTAGGATGTTCGAACTTAACTGCAAAAGGACACGATGTATTTACTGTTGAGCTTACTAAAGAATTGATAAAGAGAGATATCTTAGTGCTTTCTGCTGGCTGTTCTTCAGGAGGACTTGAAAATGTTGGACTTATGTCACCTGGTGCTGCTGAACTTGCTGGAGATAATTTAAAAGAAGTATGTAAATCTCTTGGCATACCTCCAGTTCTAAACTTTGGTCCATGTCTTGCTATTGGAAGACTTGAAATGGTAGCAACTGAGCTAGCAGAAACTCTAGGTGTAGATATTCCTCAACTTCCATTAGTATTATCAGCACCTCAATGGCTTGAAGAGCAAGCATTAGCTGATGCTGCCTTTGGATTAACTTTAGGATTACCTCTTCATGTTGCAATATCACCATTTATAGATGGTAGCCCTGTTGTAACTAAAGTTTTAGAAGAAGATCTTGTTAATATAACAGGTGGTAGACTTATAGTTGAAGAAGATGTAGTTAAAGCAGCTGATGAATTAGAAAAAATAATTGAAACTAGACGAACTCAAATGAATATTTAA